GCGCGCGATGCCTGGCCCGGCCGTGAGCGATTCCAACTGGCCCACGCGTTTGGAATTCGCGTTGTCGCATTCAGATACGACCAACCAGCCTGCGCAACCAGACAATTCATGAGCGCCGCGGATGATCCGGCCGCCACTCAGAATTCCCGCTCCGATGCCCGTTCCAATAATGACTACAATCGCGTCCGACTTTCCTTGTGCCGCCCCTCGCCAACACTCTCCCAGTACTGCCGCGTTACGGTCACTTTCCACGATGACCGGGATTCCCAGCGACCGCTTTAGGCGGGCCGCCAATGGCATCCGCTCCCAGCCGGGCAAGTTAGGTGCCCACACGGTTCCCGAGGGGCGAGCCAATCCCGGCACCGCGACGGCGGCCGCCGAGTAAGCCTCCTTGGGACTCTTTAACCCTGCAAGATCTTTCGCCAGTTGACGAATCTGGAGGACCGGTCCGGAAGGGGAACTCAAATCCACCGGGACGGTTTCTCGCGCAACGATTCGACCTTTCTGGTCCACGACTGCTGCCGAGCACTTCGTGCCGCCGAGGTCGGCGGCGAATGCGTAGTAGGGCACCTTCGATCCTTTTACTCTCTTCAGCTCTTCAGCGGCAGCGCCTTTAGCGCGCCACCTTTACAGCATTGCTGCGAATCATACCAGCCGAACATCCATGTGTTAATAAACCAGCCGCTACATCGCCGCTTTCTGGGCATTGCGCACGCGGGCTGTTCTCTCCTGCACCATCAGTACGGCTGCCAATATAGAGATTCCAATTGCTCCGGCAAGCGGAACCACCATTCCGATCCGGATGCCGAACTGCTGCGAAACCTGTCCTACTCCCCAGGGAAATGCCATTCCACCAATCAGCGCTATCGCAAATAGTAGACCGAACACGGTTCCCGTATTGGAATACCGGTCGCCGGCAATGGCGAGCGCCGTGGGAAAGATCGGGGCGTAAGACACCCCAATGATCACAACGCCAAGCACCAGCAGAGGCAAAGACTGCGCTGATAGCAGGATGGCGCATCCTAGAAGCGACAGCACAGCGCTGCCCAGAACCACCCTCGCTTTCGGCACGTTCGCCAGCACGGTCGCGGCGATGATGCGGCTAAACATCAATGCGGCCCAGTACCCGGCCAGAACGAGCGTGGCGATGCGTGGCTCAAATCCATTCGCATTTGCATATGTGGATGTCCACCCGCCAATACACGCCTCGTTGCCGGATTCAAAGAACAACAGAAATGCAAGCAACAACACGCCCGGATACCGTGCCACGCTCAACGTCGCTCGCAGCGAAAAGCCTTGTGGGCTGAGCGCCGGCGGAAACTTCATCACGGCATAAGCGACAGCGCATGCCCCGGATATTGCCGCACAGAAAAACAGCAACTGCGGGATCGTGAAATGTCCCTGGATACTTGCGGCCAGCAGCGGGATGCACAAAGCACCCACTCCGAAGAAGATTCCGAGCAGGTTCAACATCGGCCCCCGCTTGTCTCCGTAGAGATCGGACACAAGCACGTTGGTCGAGGTATTCAAACCACCCCCGCCGAAACCAAGCACCACCGCGGCAACCGAAGCGGTGGACAGCGAACTCGACATCGCGAACAGCACCATCGCCGCCGCCACCAGCAACGACGAACCGAGCAGGGTCAACTTGTTCCCGAGATGATCGATCATGGGTCCCGCAATCATGGACGCCAGAAAGATACCCAGGTACAGGAACAGGAACATGTTTCCCTGCTCGGCCAGGTCAATGTGCAGACGCTCGCGCATCTCGGGCATGCCGAAAAGCGTGCCGAGAATCGCAAGCACGATGCCGAACACCAACATACCGGCGCATGCGCTAATGAACAAAGCCCGCTGTCGCACCGAATCTCCCAAGGCTTACCTCTTCAGTGAGCGCTCGTATTCTTCGTAAACGCGATTAGTATTGTCCGCGGGAATGCCCGGGACGTTCGGCGATACGAACACCGGGGGATTGATTCCCTTCTCCGACAAGCACTCCGCTACTCCCGCCATGATCGCCATAGCAATCGTCACCGTGGCCACGGTCGATCCCGCGGCAACCGGAGCTTTCCAATTCTTGATCTTCACCAGCGCGTCTTCGGGCGGCATACAGTTGTCGATTACGTAATCGGCAACATCGGCCAGTTTCTTACCGCTCGAGTGCGTCGCTTCGCGAACCTTGTAGTTCTGCATTGACGTGACCGCAACCGTGGTCAAGCCGCGCTTTTTCGCCTCAAGCAGTACCTCGATGCCGGCGGCATTCAGTCCACCGTGAGAAAACACCATCATTACGTCGCCGCTTCGGATTGGCTCATTCTCGAACAGCACCTGGGCGTAGCCTTCGCGCCGCTCTAGCCATAGCAATCCTTTGGCCCCTCCAGACCCGATCACGTTCGTCCACATCAACCGCATGTCCATCAGCGGTCGAAACCCAGGATAGGCACCATACCGGGGAAACATGTCCTGGACTGGCAACACGGAATGGCCACTGCCGAATAAATGTACAAGTCCTTTTTTAGCAATGCAGTCGGCCATCACGGCCGAGACCTTCTGGATATTCTCTGTCTGGGTGCTCCAGATCTGGTTCAGAACTTCCGTTATACGATCACGATATTGGGTAACGCTCACCTTCTCCTCCAGCCAATTAGTAACAGGCGTTCTGTTGTAACGCTGTGATTAAAAGTCGATTCTATAAATACGTACGCTCTCGCCCGGAACTTCCGCTTTCAATTGCAGGTTCGTTCCAGACGCGTTGACCTTCTCTCCACTTACGATTTCCCTGACCGCGGTAGCCGGCTTT
This Terriglobales bacterium DNA region includes the following protein-coding sequences:
- a CDS encoding ROK family protein, which codes for MPYYAFAADLGGTKCSAAVVDQKGRIVARETVPVDLSSPSGPVLQIRQLAKDLAGLKSPKEAYSAAAVAVPGLARPSGTVWAPNLPGWERMPLAARLKRSLGIPVIVESDRNAAVLGECWRGAAQGKSDAIVVIIGTGIGAGILSGGRIIRGAHELSGCAGWLVVSECDNANSKRVGQLESLTAGPGIARSARQQIEAGAQTELASLDSARITAYDVAAAARRGDQVAIQIFHNVGELLGRGLANLVSLFDPEIIVIGGGMAAAADLYIESLKQTMLASGQPLAVKQVKVAVSKLGDVVNLLGCARLAWEAAGAPPLRRMSWSQELSAKMRAGA
- a CDS encoding MFS transporter, whose translation is MRQRALFISACAGMLVFGIVLAILGTLFGMPEMRERLHIDLAEQGNMFLFLYLGIFLASMIAGPMIDHLGNKLTLLGSSLLVAAAMVLFAMSSSLSTASVAAVVLGFGGGGLNTSTNVLVSDLYGDKRGPMLNLLGIFFGVGALCIPLLAASIQGHFTIPQLLFFCAAISGACAVAYAVMKFPPALSPQGFSLRATLSVARYPGVLLLAFLLFFESGNEACIGGWTSTYANANGFEPRIATLVLAGYWAALMFSRIIAATVLANVPKARVVLGSAVLSLLGCAILLSAQSLPLLVLGVVIIGVSYAPIFPTALAIAGDRYSNTGTVFGLLFAIALIGGMAFPWGVGQVSQQFGIRIGMVVPLAGAIGISILAAVLMVQERTARVRNAQKAAM
- a CDS encoding SIS domain-containing protein, with translation MSVTQYRDRITEVLNQIWSTQTENIQKVSAVMADCIAKKGLVHLFGSGHSVLPVQDMFPRYGAYPGFRPLMDMRLMWTNVIGSGGAKGLLWLERREGYAQVLFENEPIRSGDVMMVFSHGGLNAAGIEVLLEAKKRGLTTVAVTSMQNYKVREATHSSGKKLADVADYVIDNCMPPEDALVKIKNWKAPVAAGSTVATVTIAMAIMAGVAECLSEKGINPPVFVSPNVPGIPADNTNRVYEEYERSLKR